One part of the Dunckerocampus dactyliophorus isolate RoL2022-P2 chromosome 11, RoL_Ddac_1.1, whole genome shotgun sequence genome encodes these proteins:
- the canx gene encoding calnexin isoform X6, with the protein MDRRVWLCIVMATGVLCLSLAPICRAADLDEDDMDVEDDMDMDMDMDMVGADEELEEDPHHDDAPPKAPPTPKVTYKAPEPKGEHFFAESFHRGTLDTWVLSSAKKDDTDEDIAKYDGKWEVEEMKDSKLPGDKGLVLKSRAKHHAISAQLLRPFTFDTQPLIVQYEVNFQSGIDCGGAYVKLLTQTPDLDLDQFVDKTAYTIMFGPDKCGEDYKLHFIFRHKNLITGEYEEKHAKKPDADLRTYYTDKKTHLYTLVVNPDNSFEVLVDQMVVNSGNLLTDMSPPVNPPAEIEDPDDHKPEDWDERPKIQDPDAVKPEDWDEDAPAQIPDENAVKPDGWLDDEPEYIGDPDAAKPEDWDEDMDGEWEAPQIPNPACEAAPGCGAWKRPTIDNPDYKGKWKAPMIDNPSYQGVWKPRKIPNPAFFEDLHPFRMSPFSAVGLELWSMTSDIFFDNFFITNDRNAAEHWATDGWGLKKAAEGAAEPGLVAQMLNAAEERPWLWVVYVLTVALPLILVIVFCCTGKKKSEATPAAEYKKTDQAQPDVKEEEEAEDKSSPEGEEGSGSEENPAEKEEVEAEKEEEQEEATVDELEDDVLRRSPRNRKVRKD; encoded by the exons ATGGATCGGAGGGTGTGGTTGTGCATTGTCATGGCGACAGGCGTCCTTTGCCTCAGCCTGGCCCCCATCTGTCGAGCCGCGGACCTGGACGAGGACGACATGGACGTGGAGGAcgacatggacatggacatggacatggacatggTGGGAGCTGACGAGGAGCTGGAAGAGGACCCGCACCATGATGATGCACCTCCCAAAGCTCCACCCACCCCAAAA GTGACCTACAAGGCTCCAGAGCCCAAGGGAGAACACTTCTTTGCCGAGTCTTTCCACCGGGGAACACTTGACAC TTGGGTGCTGTCCAGCGCCAAGAAGGATGACACCGATGAAGATATCGCCAAGTATGATG GCAAGTGGGAGGTGGAGGAGATGAAAGACAGCAAGCTGCCCGGTGATAAAGGTCTGGTCCTCAAGTCTCGAGCCAAACATCACGCCATTTCTGCACAGCTGCTGCGACCTTTCACCTTTGACACCCAGCCGCTCATTGTTCA GTACGAGGTGAACTTCCAGTCCGGTATCGACTGTGGCGGCGCTTATGTCAAGTTGCTGACTCAGACGCCTGATCTGGACCTG GACCAGTTTGTGGACAAAACTGCGTATACCATCATGTTTGGACCAGACAAATGTGGCGAGGATTACAAGTTGCACTTCATCTTCCGCCACAAGAATCTCATAACTGGAGAGTACGAGGAGAAACACGCTAAGAAGCCTGACGCGGACCTGCGCACGTACTACACTGACAAGAAGACACACCTCTACACACTGG TGGTGAACCCAGACAACAGCTTTGAGGTGCTGGTGGACCAGATGGTGGTGAACAGCGGCAATCTGCTAACAGACATGAGCCCCCCCGTCAACCCCCCCGCTGAGATAGAGGACCCCGACGACCACAAACCCGAGGACTGGGACGAAAGGCCCAAGATCCAAGACCCGGACGCCGTGAAACCAGAAGATTG GGATGAAGACGCTCCCGCTCAGATTCCAGATGAGAACGCGGTCAAACCAGACGGCTGGTTGGACGACGAGCCGGAGTACATCGGCGACCCAGACGCTGCCAAACCTGAAGACTG GGACGAGGACATGGACGGCGAGTGGGAGGCGCCTCAGATCCCTAACCCTGCCTGTGAGGCGGCGCCAGGCTGCGGAGCCTGGAAGAGACCGACGATTGACAACCCTGACTACAAGGGCAAGTGGAAGGCCCCCATGATTGACAACCCCAGCTACCAG gGCGTGTGGAAGCCCAGAAAGATCCCCAACCCGGCATTCTTCGAGGACCTGCACCCGTTCAGGATGAGCCCATTTAGCGCCGTAGGACTGGAGCTGTGGTCCATGACCTCTGACATCTTCTTTGACAACTTCTTCATTACAAACGACCGCAATGCGGCTGAGCACTGGGCCACAGACGGCTGGGGTCTGAAGaaggcagcagagggcgctgctGAG CCTGGATTGGTGGCTCAGATGCTGAACGCTGCAGAGGAACGTCCCTGGCTCTGGGTTGTCTACGTCCTGACTGTAGCCTTGCCGCTCATCCTCGTGATTGTCTTCTGCTGCACGGGAAAA AAGAAGAGTGAGGCCACGCCAGCAGCAGAGTACAAGAAAACTGATCAAGCTCAGCCTGATgtgaaggaggaagaagaggctgAGGACAAGAGTAGCCCAG AAGGCGAGGAGGGCAGCGGCAGCGAGGAGAATCCTGCAGAGAAAGAGGAAGTAGAAGCTGAGAAGGAGGAAGAGCAGGAGGAGGCGACGGTTGACGAg TTGGAGGATGATGTTCTGCGGAGATCTCCCAGGAACAGGAAGGTCAGAAAGGACTGA